In Papaver somniferum cultivar HN1 chromosome 9, ASM357369v1, whole genome shotgun sequence, the genomic stretch TAGTAGCATTCATCAACCGAGCCGAGAAAAGCCGAGGATGCCGGTACTGCTTTATCACCGTCAGACACCAACAACCACTGCAAAATCTCAAGCATGAAACACCCATCAAATATCATCAGCTTCAAGAAGCCATCATGGTCATGGAGCCACTTGTCGCCTAGGGACTCATAAGAATCCATTAGCCGTTGTAGTACAGGCAATACTTCGACACGATCCAGCTGTTGCCGTATGCCGCTGGTGGTGACGAGCGAGTCGGTAAGTGTTTGGAGTGTTACATTGAATCTTCGCAGGAAATGGCCTAGGACACGGTGCTTATGAGGATCCATCTTCAAATGGTCATTCTTGCCGTGATGGTAAGGCCCGAAGGAGACTGTGTGAGGAAGGTAAGCTGCGGATTTCTTCACGCTATCGTTATTTTGAGAAGTACCAACACCTGTAGTCATAGCTTCCGGTAACTTGTAGGTGCAAGGCTTGCTCCATTGCGCCTTCTGCAACTCTGTATCCAAAACAGTAACATCGACAGGCCAATTCATCATCGACAATGATTTCTTGGTTATATATATACTTTGGTATCTATCTAGCTGCGTACAGTCGAGtagtacttctttctttgatctagCTACTAGCTATATAGTGTATAGGCTACTGTGCATTTGATATGACAGTACTTCCAAAGTTGAGTtctatttttgttcttttctttttctttcttttgcaaGGGGTACGTATATAATCTAATTAGCAGACCTTTTATAGTTTTATAACCACAATTTTCCATTGATGCAAGATGATTATCATAAGATATTAAGACTGACATCATGTTTCTCTTTGCGGATCcgactgaaatcacctgactcaagATGTTTGTtctttgagtcagatctgattcaactgactcaaaaatatgagtCAGTGGCTTGTTCCCGTGAGTCGAGGGCATTTTATTACCTGACTCGAACAGGTCCGCGTCAGGGGTTAGGTCAAAGGCATGTCGcgaatcagatctgactcaaaataaaaaaacaaacggTCGTCGATCGGATCCAGACGCTGAGTCGGCAAAAACAAACACCCTGTGAAAGAAGTAcgtaaatttgattttttttttaagctaGATTAACATTCATGTGCATGTACCTCATTGTCCTTTGTAGCCTTTCCTGAAATGATTGAAAAGTAGTTGCAGGCATTGGATTGAATATAATTCCATGCTTATAATATTAGCAACTGCTACGCTTTAATCAGGACTGGAGATAAAAAGATAAACAGAATAGTAAAAGCAAAAGAAACACCAACAGCTAGCAAATAAGAAACAAAAACACAAATCGAGCAAAAAAAATTGTGAGAACTACCAGACATAGAAAGAGATGCCAATTGTGAAGTTCACTGTTTGGCTGGAGAATATCAAACAAACTTTGGCCTTAAATTTTGGGGTCACATGACAAATTCGAGGATCGGAATTTCCTGTCGATCTGACCCAGCTGATAATAAAATTGTACTGAGCTACTTAAATCACTTCTCTTGATTCCACCCAAAATTCAGATTACAAAATCGTCATTAAAACAGTAGAACAAATTATTTTCAAACTTTAAAATGTTTGATCACACCATCCACATTGAAAGATTAGTACGTTTGAATGATAAACCCATAGGAAACGAGAAAAGGGCTCTTCCTGAACATCACATTGTGACATTGTAGCTctgcagaaaaagaaaacaaatttgttCAGTTCGTGTCTCAGAAACGTACTGAAAAGATGAAATGGAATCACTATCGGAACCCCGTTAGTTTAGTCAAAGAGACAGTGTTAAACCTTGATTTTTTAAGTACAGGATTTGAAACAAATAACTGGCCTGTTGAAAAAGAACAATGCAAGGAAAAGCGTTTTGAAGCATATAAAAAGTCTACCTTCACCCTTCTCAGTAGATCTTTTGCTCTGCCGTCACTATTAGGCTGCACATAATAAAAGGAAAGCATTACAGATAACAACTGTTAGCCAATGTTTTGGCTCAAGGCTTACAAAAGAGTGAATAATCAATCTAAAGAAAGGACACGGACATTTAAAACGTAAGGATTTTATCCAAGTAAAAGTTAAGAAACCAAATCAGGAAGCCGCTTACTTCATTGTTTATATGGGGCACCCAAAAGAGAAGCTTTCCGGTATAAGTCATGAGCTGAATGTCTATTAGAGTAATGCAGCTCGATCTAAGGTCCACAAAGTCAATTAAACAGTTCCCACTTCCCACAACATAAGTGAAACAACAAGAGACAGTGTGAAAACAATTGAACCAGGAAGCTTGAACAGCATCCATCCCTCCGGGTGTGTTTCTTGAACTTACATGAAAAGGCTTTACAAGCCAAACCTCATGCTTCACAACTTTATTTACCCGGTTGACACAGCGGAAAAAAAAAGGTCAGGTAAGATATTGAGCAACTCTTCTAACTTTTAGTCTGATTTCTTATCTACAGCACTTACATCATGCCAATTTATTGGCTACattagaaaattaaaaacatgacaTTAACACTGTACTGAGTTCTGTAACTCCTAGTTTCCTGTAGAAGATAACTCTAGATTGCAACTTCAAAATAAGAAGCTTCTACACTAAGACTAACTTCatataaaaacaaaactcaaatttAACTATGTTTTTAATATACCAAACTGGTTATAAGTCAGCAGGGTACAATTCCCCTTTTTTCAAAGTCGGAAATTTCGAAGCTTTTGGAGGTCCAACAGAATGAGTCAAACTCCACCTAAAGCTTATAAACAAAGAGATGCAGAGCCAACAACTCCTTTGACTGCTGAAGAAGCAAAAAGATAGATATCCAGATGTAGTGATACAGAGATTAAGATAACTCAGGTCAAAACATGAAGCAGTACTAGTAAGAGGTATACAGTGTGACAAGATAATAGGCTCGTTCTCTAGCTTTTTATCATTGCAATATGCTGATCCAAACCCATCTGACAGATGTCAGCCAGTCAAAAACAACAGAAAAAACAAGGGTTGATTGAGAAACATGTGGAATGTTAACATCCTGTTAAACTTTGTTCCAAGGTTTTAAAAGTCCTTTTCACCAATCATGCTCCCTGTGGGCTCGCAACAATTAGCTTGTCCTTTGAATATGTACAAGAATGGTAGATTATATTTCTGATGTTTACCTACTAAACTATCAACAATCCTATCCAATAGGACAGGTTTAAGAGATAAAAGTATAAGGACTTTAAATCAGTAGTTCTTTGATCCAAGAAGTAACAGAATAACTCAAGGAAAAAGATATCAGCACCATTCAAGGCTACATAATTCGGGAATCAGCCAACTCCTCCTGATCATTCTGATCCATTAATTGACCATATCTACACCAAGTTGCGAAAATGTCATAGCAAATAATAAAACAGAGTCATCGAAGGAAAACATTCAAACAGACACTACACCCCTGTCATTACTGTGACACCATTCAGACGAGCTATTTCGGAAACTATTCACCTAATAGCCTTCCAAATTTCGATAAAATATTCACCGACCACTCTAAATTTAGACAAGTCACCATCTATTAGCAAAATATATCCATACTCAGCATCCCCAGTATGTTATATTCACATTTATCACCTTCATAACACCTAGGCAACAATGAATCAGGCACAAACAAAAATATACTTAGCATCATTGTCGTAGGAGATATGAATACAAAACTTACTTGTGCAATGTGCATCCTTCCGGATGCCCAAAACCATCATAACATATTCAGACTGAATTTTAAGGAGATTCCACAACTCATGCTCTTGAGTGCATTCCTCCCATTTGCTCCTTGCTATCTTGTACTTCTCGTCTAGGGTCATTAACGACCTGACAGAAATTATGAAATTTTCAATACGAGTGTTTCATGACATTAATCTATCTGCATATAGAAAACAACAGATAAATCTGTATTAACACAATCATTCTTACTTGTTGATGTCTGGATTTGAAGATTCAGAATTTGAAGAACGCTCTCCTTCTATTACTGTTGCAGAATCTCCTTCTCCTCTTGCCGCCAAAATAGAGAACTTACTAATCTGCAGTGGCTTGAGAGAGCAAGAAAGACAGAGGGTATCTAGTAAAGTACGAAAAATAGCAAGTCTTGCACTTATGCAACAACCCCGGTGAGAATTAGAAACTTGGTGACCAATTTAGAAAAAATAGGACTCAAagaaagactttaataaacaacttCATTAATTGATTCAAATGCAACTGAACATCAAAAACATTATTGAGACTGTCATGATACCATCTCCTCTCACATtttgcaacaatttcttcttCGCAAAAAATAACTGCAGGATTTCTCAATCTAATGCAAAATAGAACACATTCTCGAAAATAACAGGAAAAAGAATATCGACTCTGCCTAAACCATGGATAAAATTTCAGTCATAATATAACTGGGAGAATAAGATCAGTAAGCTGAGTAGGTATCACCAGCAGCACCAGGAAAGATGGTTCTGTAGATAGAAACTGCAATAGGAAGTAGGCCCACAAGAGCGAGCTGAAGCTGTTCCGAGCTGCTTGTTCTAACTGTGATTTGCCCACTGAGCTTGTTGTTCAAACCAACACGTACAGACACCTTTGAACTCCGCCCAACAGAAATTTGGGACTGGAAGTTACCTCCAACTGCAAGATCACCTCTCCACTTCATCAGGGAGAGACCCAAAGTTGACTGGTCTTGCCCAATTGGAAAGTCCTTCTCCTTAAGGCGGACTTCCAAATTTGCTCCATATGCtgcttcaccttgtgaccgaacaGTTCCTGTGCTTCCCACCAAACTAAGGCGTTTTCCAATAGCAATCTGATCCTCAACTTTGAGCCCCGTTGTCACAGTCTCACCTAAAAATGTTATGGCTACCCCAGCAGCtgttttattcttcttaaagTTTTTGAACTTGGTTTCCCCCCTGACAATGTAGCCAAGCTGCTTCCCTATAGTTTGGATGTCAAATCCTGCTAGGGTTGATCCACTTTCCCCGTACTTGGCAGCAACTGATGAATCCAAATGGATGTTGAACTCTTTTTTGTCCTTTGTGATTTGAACAGCAACCACTCCAGGGAACTTACTCATAATTGCATGACTTTGTTCGAGGCTGACTCCATCATATCCACAATCATGATCCCATCCGTGATTGTCTAAAACAGGCCTTGCCAAAAGTTGTGATGTTGGCTCCAAAAATCGGTATCTGTAAGCGGGATTGTCTCCATCAAAGGAAGGTGGCAAAACCATATCAGGTAATGCAACCGGCACTGCTGCTGGACCATCGTTCTCTTGATCGGCATCTTCTCCCATAAAACCTCCTCCTGCTACAGGAGTATCCTTTCCCTTCTTCATTTCCCGCATTCTTTTAAGCTCCTCTCTCAATTGTTTCTTTTGAAGTAGCTTCACCCGATAATCATACTCATCAAAGTATGCTTTCCTCTGCTCCTTACTGAGCTTGGCAATCTGAGATTTTCTCAAAGGCTTAAATGGTGGAAGCTGGTCATACtcgtcctcttcctcttcttggtCAGAGTCTGACATATCTCCCAACTCAATATCAGAATCACCATTGTCAATACCTTGGTCGGATGCAAGTTTGGGGTGAGCTCGAGACTGCAACATTGTGGACAGCAAGTACGGCAGAGGTGGAGCACGCACACGGAAGCCAAAGAGTTTACGGTGATCGAATGGGTCTTGCGGTTTGGATAAGGAACTTGCCTCTGATAAAATCTTCATAGAGTAACACAAAAGTAATAACTGAGGTTTCCATGTTTGCCCATTCGGAAGAACTTGCTGGCCTTCTCTGTTTGTTCTACATGAAGGGTGATTTTCAACTAGAGATACAGGATTCATCAAGCTTGGATTCATCATACGTAGATCTCCAACAGCTTGACCAACTGACTGCTGAACAATATGGGATCGCTGGCCAACATATGTGTCGTAACTTAAGGGATGTCCACTTGGTCCATCTGGTGGCGCAGAAGCAGCATGGGTTAGGGTAACAATGGCACTCCTCCATATAGCCGACCCGAGTGTAGCAGTAATTGACCTCAATAATGGCATATCATTAAGATCTCTGGTTTGGGTATCCAATCGATCAACATAGAGGAGAATATCCAGAGGGTTTTTCTTGGTCAACTTCTTTACAGAAGCTAAGACCTTCTGATTGAAAGCTTGTTCCATAACGGAAGATCTTAGACCTGGTGTGTCATAGACCCGAATTGTAACTCCATCTACTTTTCCAACAATCTCTTTAACTTCAGTAGTACCAGGTTCAAATGGATCAATATGAGACTTCTTTTCACCAAATATGGAATTTATAGTTGCACTTTTACCCACCCCTGTTTTCCCGAGAACCAGGATGTTCAATGAGAAATCTAGATCATCCTTGCCCTCAGCTTCAAGCTCTGCTGCAGTCCTCCTAGCAGCATCAAGGCTAAACGATTGACTGGTTTGCCTCCCTGCAGCAAGGAGCAGGCGGTATAGAACCTGAGCAGCTATGGATTCTTCAGGAGATTGCCCTAATCTCTGAACAAGCCTCAAGAACTTCACTCTTATTTGCTGTATCTTCTCcagcttcttcttttcttcctcaCTTAATTCATTCTCTGGTTCTCCTCCAGCTGTGAGATCTGAGGGGGAGAAAAGATTTGGACGAGTTGCCCTGGGAGCAGGTTTCAGAGACCTCATAGAAGAACCTAATCCAGCCGGACGTTCAATGGAGAATAGCCGAGAACCATCTGGTGCAGTGATTGTGACATTCCCTCCATCTGATCCCGCACCAGTAGCTGCTTTGAGAAGAGCAGCCAACGCAGCAGAATCAAACAGCTCCTTCCCATCTCCGTCCTCGTCAGTATCCACCTCTTCATCTGAATCCATAACAACCTGTCCGTCAATTCTTTGAAAAGAGTCTTGAGAATTATCCCCACCTGAGTGAGAACCTGATGCTCTCTCCAACTCCTTCATGATCTGTTCAGCAGTTTCAGAACCATCAAACATTATACCTTTGTTTCCCTCATCTGAAGcagaatcttcatcttcttcagtgAAATTTGGTTCAGGTTCTACTTCATCTTCACTTTCTTGCTTGCCATCTAATGCTAAAACTGATTTTGGTACTGCAGATTCAGTTGCTTCGGTATCACCTGAAATCGCATTTTCCAATTCAACAGCTCTATCTTTAGATTGCGCAGGTACAGTGACAGTATCCCCAGACTGAGTCTCAGTCAAGCCATTTACTCCAATGTCGGCTTTAGAGTCATCGAGCACATGTTCGTCCGGCTTGGCTCTTGCACCAGCTTCAGGCTCAGACTTATGTTCTTCTGGAACCCTAGAAACACTTCCATCGATGCCTCCAGCACTTTTCTCGTCGTCATCATCTTTCTCGTTTTCTCCTGCATCAGTTTTAAGTTGTCACTGCATCGTTCTAAAGTTTCAAATAAATCTGTTACAAACTGAAGATCTTGTTCTACATTACCTGTTTCTAGACTACTTTGGGCATCGGCAATTGCAACAGGTTCTTCAACAACCACTGCTGCTGCTTCGGATTCAACACCATTATTAAGATGTTTCCCTTCTGTAGCTGAGCTGGATTCCACGGGGACAGGAATAGAGTCCACAATCTGAGTCTCGGTCAAAGTATTTACTCCATTTCCAGATATAGGTTCAACAGCTTCATCAACCACAAGCTCATCAAGCTTGGCTCCTGAAACAGTTTCAGCCTCGGGCTTAAGTTCCTCTGGAACCTTGGGAACAATTTCATTGATGCCTCTGACACTCTTTTCGTTGTCATCATCTTTTTCCTTTTCCCCTGCATCAGTTTTTCATTTGTCACTTTATTGTTCTAGAGTTCAGCAATAGAATTATTTGTGACTGAAAGTTTTGTTGTACACTACCTTTTTCTAGACTACTCTGAGCATCAGCAATTGCAACGATAATATCTTCAACCAACTTCGGTTCAACAGGTTTTTCAACAAACACTGGTGCTGGTTCAGATTGAATACCCGACATAACATCTTTGTCAACCAAAATCTCAACAATTTTGGGCTCAGATCCAATACCATTATCTAAATGCTTCAACTCTGAAACTGAACCGGATTCGACAGGTGCAACGATAGAGTCCACAATCTGAGTCTCAGTCAAGCCATTTACTAGGACACTGGCTTTAGATTCAACTCCATCAGCACCTTTATCGACTACACGTTCCTCTGGCTTGGCTAGTGAACCAGCTTCCGTCTCAGGCTTAAGTTCCTCTGGAACGATAGAAGTGCTTCCATGGACGCCTTCAGCAATCTTTTCGGCATCAtcatctttctccttctctcctgCATCAGTTTTAATTCATCACTATATAATTCTAAAGTTTCAACAATAAAATTtgttacaaaaaagaaaaacagctCAAACATACCACTTTCTAGACCACTTGGAGCATCAGCAATTGCACCAGCAGTATCTTCGACCAACTTTGGTTCAACAAGTTCTTCAACAACCACTGCTGCTTTTTCGGGTTGACTACCCAAACTAACATCTTTGTCAACCAAAATCTCGACAATTTTAGGCTCAGAAACTTTCTCATTTTCCACAACTTCATCAACAGTCTTTTCCAACTCCACCAGAATCGGCTGTTTCGTTTCAACATTAGAATCCTCAGCATTTGACGCATTTATATCTTGAACTTCTACAGGAAAGACAGACTTTACTAACTCTTCAACACCGCTTTGGTTATCCCCACTATCTGCTCCTACACTTTCTTGAGCCGGTACGTCAGAAACCCCATTTTCTCTCACTTCTAGAGAATCTTTAGTTTCGGTAACCAATTCCGGAACATCGATTTTCTTCTCCACTGCCACCACATCTTTAGATTCCTTCACTTCCTCCTCGGGTGGAGAAACATCAACTTCGTCGGATTTAGTGTCTTTGAGCAACGTATCTTCTGTCATAACCACTGAGGACTCTATAGGAGCCGCCTCAGTGACAACAGGAACAATCATTTCCACAGAACTCGAAACCACTTCCTCGGGTGAGATATTCTCTTCAGCAACCTTAGTCTTCTCAATGACACTTGGAACCATAGCAATACTAGAAACCTCAGAATCAACCTTATCAACAATATCGGGAACAACATCGTCTTCACCAGAAACCAATGCTTTTGGTATCATCGATGACTCAACCGAAGGAATTTTAACAGAAGTCACTACATTAGAAACATCGGATAACCCTTCATCCTCATCTAAACCACTAACAAAaccctcatcatcctcatcgtcATCACCAGATAACAAAGCTTTAGGTGGAACAAATACCTTGTCATCAATCaacgaagaagaaggagaagcaacAAAAACAGGCTGTGGGGCTACAAAAGGAACAATCTTTTCTGTACCCAATAACATATCTAGGGTTTTTTCATCTGGGTCTGCAAGAAAATTTCTATCAGAAGAAGTAATTCCAAATTCATCTTCTCCACTCAgaaaaccttcttcttcatcatcagaagaagaaagaacaatatCACTATCACTATCAACAAAACCAATATTTGCTACTTTAAGACTAGTATTGGTACCATTGATTTTAATAGGAGTTTGATTATTATCAACATCAGAATCAAATGATAAAGGAGCTCTAATTGGtaaagcagcaacagaagaagaagaagatatacctGATGATGTATTTTTCAATTGTGATAAAGATTCTTCCtttacatcttcttcttcagaagGGGGGTTTAATTGAGTAGTAGATAGAGAAACAGGATTATCCATTGAAGAAGAGGGGGTTTAgggtttattcttcttcttctgtgtttctcctatctatctatctatctgtTTGGTGTTCTCTGTTTGTATATCTCTCGTGAGGATTAGAGATGGGGTTGTCAGTTCTGGGCGGAGAAGTAGAGCCACACAGCAACGAAGCCAGAGGAGGCTCTTCGATAAGGtttcttcttgttgttctctAGTACTGTAAATAACTATATACGAAAAGAATGTGCAATTTCTTTTTACTGCGAGAAGTGAA encodes the following:
- the LOC113310305 gene encoding translocase of chloroplast 159, chloroplastic-like isoform X1 yields the protein MDNPVSLSTTQLNPPSEEEDVKEESLSQLKNTSSGISSSSSVAALPIRAPLSFDSDVDNNQTPIKINGTNTSLKVANIGFVDSDSDIVLSSSDDEEEGFLSGEDEFGITSSDRNFLADPDEKTLDMLLGTEKIVPFVAPQPVFVASPSSSLIDDKVFVPPKALLSGDDDEDDEGFVSGLDEDEGLSDVSNVVTSVKIPSVESSMIPKALVSGEDDVVPDIVDKVDSEVSSIAMVPSVIEKTKVAEENISPEEVVSSSVEMIVPVVTEAAPIESSVVMTEDTLLKDTKSDEVDVSPPEEEVKESKDVVAVEKKIDVPELVTETKDSLEVRENGVSDVPAQESVGADSGDNQSGVEELVKSVFPVEVQDINASNAEDSNVETKQPILVELEKTVDEVVENEKVSEPKIVEILVDKDVSLGSQPEKAAVVVEELVEPKLVEDTAGAIADAPSGLESGEKEKDDDAEKIAEGVHGSTSIVPEELKPETEAGSLAKPEERVVDKGADGVESKASVLVNGLTETQIVDSIVAPVESGSVSELKHLDNGIGSEPKIVEILVDKDVMSGIQSEPAPVFVEKPVEPKLVEDIIVAIADAQSSLEKGEKEKDDDNEKSVRGINEIVPKVPEELKPEAETVSGAKLDELVVDEAVEPISGNGVNTLTETQIVDSIPVPVESSSATEGKHLNNGVESEAAAVVVEEPVAIADAQSSLETGENEKDDDDEKSAGGIDGSVSRVPEEHKSEPEAGARAKPDEHVLDDSKADIGVNGLTETQSGDTVTVPAQSKDRAVELENAISGDTEATESAVPKSVLALDGKQESEDEVEPEPNFTEEDEDSASDEGNKGIMFDGSETAEQIMKELERASGSHSGGDNSQDSFQRIDGQVVMDSDEEVDTDEDGDGKELFDSAALAALLKAATGAGSDGGNVTITAPDGSRLFSIERPAGLGSSMRSLKPAPRATRPNLFSPSDLTAGGEPENELSEEEKKKLEKIQQIRVKFLRLVQRLGQSPEESIAAQVLYRLLLAAGRQTSQSFSLDAARRTAAELEAEGKDDLDFSLNILVLGKTGVGKSATINSIFGEKKSHIDPFEPGTTEVKEIVGKVDGVTIRVYDTPGLRSSVMEQAFNQKVLASVKKLTKKNPLDILLYVDRLDTQTRDLNDMPLLRSITATLGSAIWRSAIVTLTHAASAPPDGPSGHPLSYDTYVGQRSHIVQQSVGQAVGDLRMMNPSLMNPVSLVENHPSCRTNREGQQVLPNGQTWKPQLLLLCYSMKILSEASSLSKPQDPFDHRKLFGFRVRAPPLPYLLSTMLQSRAHPKLASDQGIDNGDSDIELGDMSDSDQEEEEDEYDQLPPFKPLRKSQIAKLSKEQRKAYFDEYDYRVKLLQKKQLREELKRMREMKKGKDTPVAGGGFMGEDADQENDGPAAVPVALPDMVLPPSFDGDNPAYRYRFLEPTSQLLARPVLDNHGWDHDCGYDGVSLEQSHAIMSKFPGVVAVQITKDKKEFNIHLDSSVAAKYGESGSTLAGFDIQTIGKQLGYIVRGETKFKNFKKNKTAAGVAITFLGETVTTGLKVEDQIAIGKRLSLVGSTGTVRSQGEAAYGANLEVRLKEKDFPIGQDQSTLGLSLMKWRGDLAVGGNFQSQISVGRSSKVSVRVGLNNKLSGQITVRTSSSEQLQLALVGLLPIAVSIYRTIFPGAAGDTYSAY
- the LOC113310305 gene encoding translocase of chloroplast 159, chloroplastic-like isoform X2, whose product is MDNPVSLSTTQLNPPSEEEDVKEESLSQLKNTSSDPDEKTLDMLLGTEKIVPFVAPQPVFVASPSSSLIDDKVFVPPKALLSGDDDEDDEGFVSGLDEDEGLSDVSNVVTSVKIPSVESSMIPKALVSGEDDVVPDIVDKVDSEVSSIAMVPSVIEKTKVAEENISPEEVVSSSVEMIVPVVTEAAPIESSVVMTEDTLLKDTKSDEVDVSPPEEEVKESKDVVAVEKKIDVPELVTETKDSLEVRENGVSDVPAQESVGADSGDNQSGVEELVKSVFPVEVQDINASNAEDSNVETKQPILVELEKTVDEVVENEKVSEPKIVEILVDKDVSLGSQPEKAAVVVEELVEPKLVEDTAGAIADAPSGLESGEKEKDDDAEKIAEGVHGSTSIVPEELKPETEAGSLAKPEERVVDKGADGVESKASVLVNGLTETQIVDSIVAPVESGSVSELKHLDNGIGSEPKIVEILVDKDVMSGIQSEPAPVFVEKPVEPKLVEDIIVAIADAQSSLEKGEKEKDDDNEKSVRGINEIVPKVPEELKPEAETVSGAKLDELVVDEAVEPISGNGVNTLTETQIVDSIPVPVESSSATEGKHLNNGVESEAAAVVVEEPVAIADAQSSLETGENEKDDDDEKSAGGIDGSVSRVPEEHKSEPEAGARAKPDEHVLDDSKADIGVNGLTETQSGDTVTVPAQSKDRAVELENAISGDTEATESAVPKSVLALDGKQESEDEVEPEPNFTEEDEDSASDEGNKGIMFDGSETAEQIMKELERASGSHSGGDNSQDSFQRIDGQVVMDSDEEVDTDEDGDGKELFDSAALAALLKAATGAGSDGGNVTITAPDGSRLFSIERPAGLGSSMRSLKPAPRATRPNLFSPSDLTAGGEPENELSEEEKKKLEKIQQIRVKFLRLVQRLGQSPEESIAAQVLYRLLLAAGRQTSQSFSLDAARRTAAELEAEGKDDLDFSLNILVLGKTGVGKSATINSIFGEKKSHIDPFEPGTTEVKEIVGKVDGVTIRVYDTPGLRSSVMEQAFNQKVLASVKKLTKKNPLDILLYVDRLDTQTRDLNDMPLLRSITATLGSAIWRSAIVTLTHAASAPPDGPSGHPLSYDTYVGQRSHIVQQSVGQAVGDLRMMNPSLMNPVSLVENHPSCRTNREGQQVLPNGQTWKPQLLLLCYSMKILSEASSLSKPQDPFDHRKLFGFRVRAPPLPYLLSTMLQSRAHPKLASDQGIDNGDSDIELGDMSDSDQEEEEDEYDQLPPFKPLRKSQIAKLSKEQRKAYFDEYDYRVKLLQKKQLREELKRMREMKKGKDTPVAGGGFMGEDADQENDGPAAVPVALPDMVLPPSFDGDNPAYRYRFLEPTSQLLARPVLDNHGWDHDCGYDGVSLEQSHAIMSKFPGVVAVQITKDKKEFNIHLDSSVAAKYGESGSTLAGFDIQTIGKQLGYIVRGETKFKNFKKNKTAAGVAITFLGETVTTGLKVEDQIAIGKRLSLVGSTGTVRSQGEAAYGANLEVRLKEKDFPIGQDQSTLGLSLMKWRGDLAVGGNFQSQISVGRSSKVSVRVGLNNKLSGQITVRTSSSEQLQLALVGLLPIAVSIYRTIFPGAAGDTYSAY